The genomic window CTTTCTTGACGGTATCAGTCACTGTGCTTGCTTTGCCTCTGTCTGCAGGAGTGGCTTGACATGGTTTGGTCGCGTCTGGAGGATCTTTTTCTTGTCTCCAAAGATTACTGAAACGCGCAGGGTTCTCCTTCCAACCTCTTCGACCATTCCCACCCTGCCGTGAAAGCGCCTGTGGGGCATAGTCCTGTGCTCCCTGGGGTCAACGTCAACGACGACTTTTTCTCCAACTTTATAATCATGAAGAAGGTAAGAA from Nitrososphaera sp. includes these protein-coding regions:
- a CDS encoding 50S ribosomal protein L21 — encoded protein: MPRSHGTRRKARSILTKDNVVKGISYLLHDYKVGEKVVVDVDPREHRTMPHRRFHGRVGMVEEVGRRTLRVSVIFGDKKKILQTRPNHVKPLLQTEAKQAQ